Proteins encoded together in one Sphingomonas radiodurans window:
- a CDS encoding BKACE family enzyme, producing MEPLIIEAALNGATPKARNPNVPVSPEEITAGALAAMEAGAAIVHTHIERMDMTGGAAVVRYMEGYAPVLAARPDAILWGTVATGPDVEARFGHYRGLAVAGVRMGAFDPGSVNLGTHGANGLPGASIVYATSYRDIAWLADLHHEEKLGPAIAIYEPGWLRTTLAYEKAGKLPAGAFVKLYFGGRYNFLDGKRSDVTFGLPPTEKALDAYLELLEGSSLPWAVAAIGDCVIETGLASLAIARGGHVRVGLEDFGGQRKPGNLELIAEVVALAADAGRPLASPTDAARILGLPR from the coding sequence GTGGAACCCCTGATTATCGAAGCCGCACTCAACGGCGCGACGCCCAAGGCGCGGAATCCCAACGTGCCGGTCTCGCCGGAGGAGATCACCGCCGGAGCCCTTGCCGCAATGGAGGCGGGTGCGGCGATCGTCCACACGCACATCGAGCGGATGGACATGACCGGCGGCGCGGCGGTGGTGCGCTACATGGAAGGCTATGCGCCCGTGCTCGCCGCGCGGCCCGACGCGATCTTGTGGGGTACGGTGGCGACCGGGCCGGATGTTGAGGCCCGCTTCGGCCACTATCGCGGGCTCGCAGTGGCAGGCGTGCGGATGGGCGCGTTCGATCCGGGCTCGGTCAACCTCGGCACGCATGGCGCGAACGGCCTGCCGGGTGCCTCGATCGTCTACGCCACGTCATACCGCGACATCGCCTGGCTCGCCGACCTGCACCACGAGGAAAAGCTCGGCCCAGCGATCGCGATCTACGAGCCCGGCTGGCTGCGCACCACGCTCGCCTATGAGAAGGCGGGGAAGCTGCCTGCCGGCGCTTTCGTGAAGCTCTATTTCGGCGGGCGATACAATTTCCTCGATGGCAAGCGCAGCGACGTAACCTTCGGCTTGCCACCGACCGAAAAGGCGCTCGATGCCTATCTTGAGCTGCTCGAAGGATCGTCGTTGCCTTGGGCGGTCGCGGCGATTGGCGATTGCGTGATCGAGACCGGCCTGGCGAGCCTCGCGATCGCGCGCGGCGGTCACGTCCGCGTCGGGCTGGAAGACTTCGGTGGCCAGCGCAAGCCGGGCAACCTCGAGTTGATTGCCGAAGTGGTGGCGTTGGCGGCAGACGCCGGGCGGCCGCTGGCTAGCCCGACCGATGCGGCGCGCATTCTTGGTTTGCCACGATGA
- a CDS encoding IclR family transcriptional regulator: MSLDFARDERADLVKPVGAVITALAILRCIGRHREALRLSDIVREESINASTAHAILRTLEHEGLVAFDRRTKRYTLASGLTDLAAPLTERDDPAMRAANAMAAAAQELHATIGLWRRVGDEVELLHVADSSATMRVAFTIGRRLPMLLGAMGRLVAARGDFDEATLERGFEAVPWAIVPDYTTWRAEVATAQRDAIGLDHGHVNAGILGVAVPVEHDGPLRHVVAAAMFDAGPHPDTTVIVDRLRAVAAVAGDQ; the protein is encoded by the coding sequence ATGTCCCTAGACTTTGCCCGGGACGAACGCGCGGACCTGGTCAAGCCAGTCGGCGCCGTGATCACCGCGCTCGCGATCCTGCGCTGCATCGGCCGCCACCGCGAGGCGCTGCGCCTGTCCGACATCGTCCGCGAGGAATCGATCAACGCCTCCACCGCGCACGCCATCCTGCGCACGCTCGAACACGAAGGACTCGTTGCCTTCGACCGCCGAACCAAACGCTACACGCTCGCCAGCGGCCTCACCGATCTCGCCGCGCCGCTCACTGAGCGCGACGATCCCGCGATGCGCGCCGCCAACGCGATGGCCGCCGCCGCGCAGGAACTGCACGCCACGATCGGCTTATGGCGCCGCGTCGGCGACGAGGTCGAGTTGCTTCACGTCGCCGACAGCTCGGCGACGATGCGCGTCGCCTTCACCATCGGTCGCCGCCTGCCGATGCTGCTCGGCGCAATGGGGCGCCTGGTCGCGGCCCGCGGCGATTTCGACGAAGCGACGCTGGAGCGCGGCTTCGAAGCAGTGCCCTGGGCGATCGTCCCCGATTACACGACGTGGCGCGCGGAAGTCGCGACTGCCCAGCGCGACGCGATCGGGCTCGATCACGGCCACGTCAACGCCGGCATCCTCGGGGTCGCCGTCCCGGTCGAGCATGACGGCCCGCTCCGCCACGTCGTCGCCGCCGCGATGTTCGACGCCGGCCCGCATCCGGACACCACCGTCATCGTCGATCGCTTGCGCGCCGTCGCAGCGGTCGCCGGCGACCAATAA